A region from the Phycisphaerales bacterium genome encodes:
- a CDS encoding PEGA domain-containing protein, translated as MHTAWMSLMRSGMAALTAVLTSGCVERTIRITSEPEGALVYVNDEEVGRTPCETAFLHYGTYDVRVIKDGYEPYMGPAEASPPLYDLPGPDLVADLLPVRLRSQVDWHFTLLPVQDDEAAMIDRARQLRSRMHQEMGPPAEASQPAEASQPASAPPEAAPEESGG; from the coding sequence ATGCACACGGCGTGGATGAGTCTGATGCGATCGGGGATGGCGGCGCTGACTGCCGTTCTCACTTCCGGCTGCGTCGAGCGCACCATCCGCATCACCTCCGAACCCGAGGGCGCGCTGGTGTACGTCAACGATGAAGAAGTCGGCCGCACGCCCTGCGAGACCGCGTTTCTGCACTACGGCACCTATGACGTCCGCGTGATCAAGGACGGCTACGAGCCCTACATGGGCCCGGCCGAGGCTTCTCCGCCGCTCTACGACCTGCCCGGCCCCGATCTGGTAGCCGACCTGCTGCCCGTGCGCTTGCGAAGCCAGGTCGACTGGCACTTTACGCTGCTGCCGGTGCAGGATGACGAAGCGGCGATGATCGACCGGGCCCGACAACTGCGCTCGCGCATGCACCAGGAGATGGGGCCGCCAGCCGAGGCGTCGCAGCCGGCAGAGGCATCCCAGCCGGCGTCCGCCCCACCCGAAGCGGCGCCCGAAGAGAGCGGCGGCTGA